The Sorangiineae bacterium MSr11954 DNA segment GCACGCCTCCACGAGGTCATGAAGGCCGCGGCCGAAGACATGAATGGTCCGAAGGCCACCCAGGTGTTGACCGAGCGCGCGCGCGTCGCGTCCCTCGCGCAGGGGATCGACGGCAACATCACCACCTACCTCCAAGAGCTTCGAAAATGGATCACGTCGTAACCAAGAAGCGCGTCGTGCTCGGTGCGGTCCTCACTGCCGTTGCAGTGGGGGCCGTGGCCCTTTTCGTCCCCATGCTCCGCGCTCGTTCCGCCGTGTCGCTGTCATTTCACTGCGCGCCCGGCGAAGCGCGCATCCATACCCTATCGTACTCGAGCGAGGGGAAATTGCTCGATCCCGCGTTCGGCCTCGGTGGGGACCAGGGCGGCTCGAAGCCGGAACAATCCGTGCGCGCCAAGGTCGATGGAAAGCTCGCGGTCGCATGCATCGCGAGCAGCGATACCGAGCATACGGTGAGCCTCTCGTTCGAAAATCCGACCGGGACGTTCTCCGTCCAAACCGAGAACGGTGACGGGCCCATGTCCGCGCTCCTTGCGGGCGAAACCTTCGTCACGCGCGATGCGCTCGGACATACGAAGAGCATTCGATTTCCGGAGTCGATGCCGGACAAAGGGCGGAACCTGGTGCGCGAGATGCTGGCCTTGGGGCAGGTGACCCTCCCGGGCTCGGTGTCGGCCGGCGCGGGGGCGCCCGAGCCGATGGCGGACGCGAAGACGTGGACCGCGCGCGAGGAGACGATGAACGGCGCCTTCGACGCGAGCTACACGGTGAAGGCGGTTCAGGGAGATCGGGTCACCTTGACCAAATCCCTCCGTCCGAGCGGGGAGGCTGGACGACTTCACGGTGAGGTCATGCGGCCTCGGGTCGAGCAGATCGACGAACGCGCGTCGGAGTTTCGCGTGAGCCGCGCGGACGGTGCCGTCGAGGGCGCCGACGTGGCCGTCGCGTTGGTGCTCAAAGTTGGCAGTCGCCGGATTGGAGAGACCAAGGCACGACTCGTTCTGGCGCACGTCGAAAAGAGGACCCTCTCCGAGAGTGAGCTCGCCATGCGTGCGCGCGCGCTCGAGGGCGCTGCGGCCGCCGGTTCGCCCGCCAGCGATCTCGCCGCGAGCGATGTCGACGCGCGGCTCGAGCGGAACATGCAAGAAAAGGAGCTCGGCAGCGATGATTGGAGAACGCTGTCGGCTCGAAATTCCGACGTGGAGCCGACGA contains these protein-coding regions:
- a CDS encoding HEAT repeat domain-containing protein, coding for MDHVVTKKRVVLGAVLTAVAVGAVALFVPMLRARSAVSLSFHCAPGEARIHTLSYSSEGKLLDPAFGLGGDQGGSKPEQSVRAKVDGKLAVACIASSDTEHTVSLSFENPTGTFSVQTENGDGPMSALLAGETFVTRDALGHTKSIRFPESMPDKGRNLVREMLALGQVTLPGSVSAGAGAPEPMADAKTWTAREETMNGAFDASYTVKAVQGDRVTLTKSLRPSGEAGRLHGEVMRPRVEQIDERASEFRVSRADGAVEGADVAVALVLKVGSRRIGETKARLVLAHVEKRTLSESELAMRARALEGAAAAGSPASDLAASDVDARLERNMQEKELGSDDWRTLSARNSDVEPTKTYLKMKALFFLHPESCDQARRALTAMDDPNAARFQRVAAALASAGTPESQAALVSALRASDGKRAKEHALLGAMGFVKKPTAETMKVLDDIVSAKGDDEVRSTARFARASLAGQGADPNTPQARAVVKSEVAAYRSATGGEERTTALLALGNTGSQDVLDVAREALADSDPQVRAAGAASLRFVAAGEAEDLLVRVAANDSASAVRAEALRSLGLRILGEPAVQTVAGLAKADLEEDVRMMAVQVLARELDRDPGLEGLLDDIAQTDRARGVRNAATMTLQRYRATRG